Proteins co-encoded in one Rutidosis leptorrhynchoides isolate AG116_Rl617_1_P2 unplaced genomic scaffold, CSIRO_AGI_Rlap_v1 contig212, whole genome shotgun sequence genomic window:
- the LOC139881959 gene encoding probable NAD(P)H dehydrogenase (quinone) FQR1-like 2 — protein sequence MGKGGGCVPSKKKHPPPDGAAAGEDSAEAPITLDDQTITDTDTAKTTPVVQSSALDVTRKLRIFIVFYSMYGHVEKLAKRMKIGVDGVEGVEAVLFRVPETLPAEVLDNMKAPPKDPEVPEITASELTEADGVLFGFPTRYGCMAAQMKAFFDSTGQLWKEQKLAGKPAGFFVSTGTQGGGQETTAWTAITQLAHHGMLFVPVGYTFGAGMFKMDSIRGGSPYGAGVFAGDGSREPSDTELALAEHQGQYMAAIVKKLSPP from the exons ATGGGTAAAGGAGGTGGCTGCGTTCCAAGCAAGAAGAAGCATCCACCACCAGACGGGGCCGCCGCCGGAGAAGACTCAGCGGAGGCTCCGATTACGCTGGACGACCAAACTATCACTGACACTGACACTGCAAAGACGACGCCGGTAGTCCAGTCATCGGCGTTGGATGTGACAAGGAAATTGAGAATATTCATCGTTTTCTATTCGATGTACGGACACGTGGAGAAATTGGCGAAGAGGATGAAGATAGGCGTTGACGGAGTGGAAGGAGTGGAGGCGGTCCTATTCCGAGTGCCGGAGACGCTGCCGGCGGAGGTGCTGGACAACATGAAGGCGCCGCCGAAAGATCCTGAGGTGCCGGAGATTACGGCGAGTGAATTGACCGAAGCGGATGGGGTTTTGTTTGGTTTCCCGACTAGATATGGATGTATGGCTGCACAGATGAAGGCGTTTTTCGATTCGACTGGACAGTTGTGGAAAGAGCAGAAGCTCGCCGGAAAGCCAGCTGGGTTTTTCGTTAGTACCGGGACGCAAGGAGGTGGCCAGGAGACTACTGC TTGGACTGCTATAACACAATTAGCACACCATGGAATGCTATTTGTTCCAGTTGGCTACACGTTCGGAGCTGGCATGTTTAAGATGGATTCCATACGAGGAGGTTCTCCCTATGGAGCCGGAGTCTTTGCCGGTGATGGATCGAGGGAGCCGAGTGACACGGAACTTGCTCTTGCAGAACATCAAGGCCAGTACATGGCTGCCATCGTCAAGAAACTTTCCCCGCCTTGA
- the LOC139881960 gene encoding protein BZR1 homolog 1-like: MTGASGRLPTWKERENNKRRERRRRAIAAKIYTGLRAQGNFKLPKHCDNNEVLKALCNEAGWIVEEDGTTYRKGCRPPPCDLPGASGNVSTCSSIQPSPQSSSFPSPVPSYHASPTSSSFPSPNRYEGSNPSTYLLPFLHNIAAIPANLSLPPLRISNSAPVTPPLSSPTSRGSKRKPDWGSLNVSLNAFRNPIFAVSAPSSPTRHHHLTPPIPECDESDASTVDSGRWVNFQSGANSVNAVTAPPSPTFNLVKQKVVNGHGDAAWGAVLEKGRTSEFEFENGRVMAWEGEIIHEVGADDLELTLGNGKVHA; this comes from the exons ATGACGGGAGCTTCTGGGAGATTACCGACATGGAAGGAGAGAGAGAACAACAAGAGGAGGGAGCGAAGGAGAAGAGCCATAGCTGCTAAGATATACACTGGACTTAGAGCTCAAGGCAACTTCAAGCTTCCAAAACACTGTGATAATAATGAAGTCTTGAAAGCACTCTGTAATGAAGCTGGTTGGATCGTCGAAGAAGATGGAACTACTTATCGCAAG GGATGCCGGCCACCACCATGTGACCTTCCCGGAGCTTCAGGAAATGTTAGTACGTGCTCTTCCATACAACCAAGTCCTCAATCCTCAAGTTTTCCCAGTCCAGTACCATCTTACCACGCCAGTCCGACTTCATCCTCATTCCCAAGCCCGAATCGCTATGAGGGAAGTAATCCATCCACATATCTTCTCCCATTCCTACATAACATAGCTGCAATTCCAGCCAACCTAAGTCTTCCACCTCTCAGAATATCTAATAGCGCTCCGGTAACCCCTCCGCTTTCTTCTCCTACATCAAGAGGTTCGAAACGGAAACCCGATTGGGGATCCCTTAATGTATCCTTAAATGCGTTTCGCAATCCGATATTTGCCGTCTCAGCCCCGTCGAGTCCTACACGCCACCATCATCTTACGCCTCCGATACCAGAATGTGATGAGTCAGATGCCTCCACTGTGGACTCTGGCCGCTGGGTTAATTTCCAGTCAGGGGCAAATTCGGTAAATGCAGTTACTGCTCCGCCTTCGCCAACTTTCAATCTTGTCAAGCAGAAAGTGGTCAACGGGCACGGAGACGCGGCGTGGGGGGCAGTATTGGAGAAGGGGAGAACCTCAGAGTTTGAGTTTGAAAATGGCAGAGTGATGGCATGGGAAGGGGAGATAATTCACGAAGTTGGAGCTGACGATTTGGAGCTTACACTTGGAAATGGAAAAGTGCATGCATAA
- the LOC139881958 gene encoding aminopeptidase P1 produces the protein MADTLSALRSLMASHLPPLDALVVPSEDYHQSEYVSARDKRREFVSGFTGSAGLALVTKNDARLWTDGRYFLQATQQLSDQWKLMRIGEDPAVDAWMAENLPKEARIGIDPWCVSIDTAQRWESAFGPRQQKLVQTTTNLVDEVWKDQPAAETNPVTVQTLEFSGRSVGDKLKDLREKLIEKNSHSIVITALDEVAWLYNIRGGDVSYSPVVHAFAIVTTNSAFLYVDNKKISSEVNSHLAQSGVIVREYGAVNSDLALLASGQLDLNSVGANLHGNGEAVKHNNDLVWIDPNSCCYAVYSRLNPDKVHAQQSPLALAKALKNPVELEGLKNAHVRDGVAVVQYLAWLDNQMQEIYGAAGYFLDREGVKKEKHPGRKLTEVTVSDKLEEFRASKEHFRGLSFPTISSVGPNAAIMHYSPEAETCAELDPDKIYLCDSGAQYLDGTTDITRTVHFGKPSAHEKTCYTAVLKGHISLGEARFPNGTSGNALDVLARIPLWKYGLDYRHGTGHGVGSYLNVHEGPHQISFRPHARNVPLQTTMTVTDEPGYYEDGNFGIRLENVLVVNKADTDFNFGDKGYLSFEHITWAPYQTKMIDMSLLTPEEIKWLNTYHSKCRDILASYLNESEMAWLKKAAEPIRA, from the exons atgGCGGATACTCTCTCTGCTTTGAGGTCGTTAATGGCCTCTCACTTACCTCCTCTCGATGCTTTAGTTGTTCCATCCGAAGATTATCACCAG AGTGAGTATGTCTCTGCCAGGGACAAGAGGCGCGAATTCGTTTCCGGATTCACTGGAAGTGCAG GTTTGGCTCTCGTTACGAAGAATGATGCACGTTTGTGGACAGATGGTCGCTATTTCCTCCAAGCTACACAACAACTAAGTGATCAGTGGAAGCTTATGCGCATAGGAGAGGATCCTGCTGTAGATGCCTGGATGGCTGAG AATCTGCCAAAAGAAGCACGTATTGGTATTGACCCTTGGTGCGTGTCAATAGACACTGCACAGAGATGGGAATCTGCTTTCGGTCCAAGACAACAGAAGCTGGTCCAGACCACAACCAATTTGGTTGATGAAGTCTGGAAAGATCAACCAGCAGCAGAAACAAATCCTGTCACTGTTCAAACGTTGGAATTCTCTGGTCGTTCTGTTGGAGATAAACTCAAGGATTTGAGAGAAAAGCTGATCGAAAAAAATTCCCACAGCATTGTTATCACAGCGCTTGATGAG GTAGCTTGGTTGTATAATATTCGTGGCGGTGACGTCTCTTACAGTCCAGTTGTTCATGCATTTGCTATAGTAACCACCAACTCAGCTTTCCTCTATGTGGACAATAAGAAAATATCTTCCGAG GTGAACTCTCACTTAGCTCAGAGTGGAGTAATTGTTCGAGAATATGGTGCAGTGAATTCAGATTTGGCCTTACTTGCCTCCGGACAGCTTGATTTGAATTCTGTTGGGGCTAACTTACATGGAAATGGTGAAGCAGTCAAACATAATAATGATCTTGTATGGATCGATCCTAATTCTTGCTGCTATGCTGTCTATTCAAGATTGAATCCTGACAAGGTGCATGCACAACAGTCTCCGCTAGCCCTTGCTAAAGCTCTTAAG AACCCAGTTGAGCTAGAGGGGTTAAAAAATGCACATGTACGGGATGGCGTAGCTGTCGTGCAATATCTTGCTTGGTTAGACAACCAG ATGCAGGAAATTTATGGGGCTGCTGGTTACTTCTTGGACAGGGAAGGAGTGAAAAAAGAAAAACACCC GGGAAGGAAACTGACCGAGGTGACTGTAAGTGACAAACTAGAAGAGTTCCGTGCGTCGAAGGAG CATTTTAGAGGCCTAAGTTTTCCTACTATTTCATCAGTTGGTCCAAATGCTGCAATCATGCATTATTCACCTGAGGCAGAAACTTGTGCCGAGTTAGATCCTGATAAGATCTATCTTTGCGATTCGGGTGCTCAG TATCTAGATGGAACAACTGATATAACTCGAACAGTTCATTTTGGAAAGCCATCAGCACATGAGAAAACATGCTATACTGCG GTTCTCAAGGGTCATATTTCCTTGGGTGAGGCTCGATTTCCAAATGGAACCAGCG GTAATGCTCTTGACGTTCTTGCTCGAATTCCTTTGTGGAAGTATGGTCTTGATTATCGACACGGTACTGGTCATGGAGTTGGGTCTTACCTGAATGTTCATGAAG GACCTCACCAAATTAGTTTTAGACCCCATGCTCGGAATGTGCCGCTGCAAACTACCATGACTGTCACGGATG aACCTGGTTACTATGAGGATGGAAACTTCGGTATAAGATTGGAGAATGTACTTGTAGTCAACAAAGCTGATACAGATTTCAATTTTGGTGACAAGGGATACCTATCATTTGAGCACATAACATGG GCACCTTACCAGACAAAGATGATTGATATGAGCCTGTTAACACCTGAAGAGATAAAGTGGCTCAACACCTACCATTCGAAATGTAGGGATATTTTGGCCTCTTATTTGAATGAATCTGAGATGGCTTGGCTGAAGAAAGCAGCGGAACCCATTAGAGCATAA
- the LOC139881946 gene encoding UDP-glycosyltransferase 72E1-like encodes MQISSNPHAVLFVSPGMGHLIPFLELSRALVDHHNFQATLFVVASDSSVAGSEQILRSPNPEKLRIVSLPPVDLSDVDPSIPVGAKCRISMNKSIPSLRSEIGSIPVRPTVLIVDLFGTEAFSIAEEFNFSKYFFMTTGAWFLAVMLHIPFLDSKARDDHMIRHEPLRLPGCEPIRFEDTCEIFTDPSGVGIAAVEENMSRGMLKSDGILVNSFEDLEPVSLKALRDDSRIFGGSNVVPVLQVGPLVRDVGPTVQENYVLNWLDSQPPKSVVYISFGSGGTLSAQQLKELAFGLELSQQRFVWVVRPPAENVDASYFDVGNKNDKHITPNDYLPDGFMARTKQTGVVVPNWAPQTEILKHPSTGAFISHVGWNSTLESIVNGVPVIAWPFYAEQGMNAAALTEHMEVAVRLRPPSDGVITRDEISKAVRRIMVDDEEGKNIRTRMENLKNNSRKVSSKGGSSYSLLSKFADDCLMNLQKSHGA; translated from the coding sequence ATGCAGATCAGCTCAAATCCTCATGCAGTACTCTTCGTGAGCCCAGGAATGGGTCACTTAATCCCTTTCCTTGAGCTCAGTCGAGCCCTCGTCGATCATCACAACTTCCAAGCCACCCTTTTCGTCGTCGCGTCTGATTCTTCCGTTGCAGGGTCTGAGCAGATTCTCCGATCACCGAACCCAGAAAAACTCCGAATCGTTTCTCTCCCTCCGGTTGACCTTTCTGATGTCGACCCCTCCATTCCTGTTGGAGCCAAATGTCGCATCTCTATGAATAAATCAATTCCTAGTCTTCGGTCTGAAATCGGTTCCATTCCGGTTCGACCGACGGTTCTGATCGTTGACTTGTTCGGAACGGAAGCTTTTTCCATCGCCGAGGAATTCAACTTTTCAAAGTACTTTTTCATGACAACCGGAGCTTGGTTTCTTGCCGTCATGTTACACATACCGTTTTTAGATTCAAAGGCGAGAGATGACCACATGATCCGTCACGAACCGCTTCGCCTTCCCGGTTGTGAACCGATCCGGTTCGAGGATACTTGTGAAATCTTCACAGACCCGAGTGGTGTAGGTATTGCAGCGGTCGAAGAAAATATGTCAAGAGGAATGTTGAAGTCTGATGGGATACTAGTCAACAGTTTTGAGGATCTCGAGCCAGTCTCACTGAAAGCGCTGAGAGATGATAGTAGGATTTTTGGCGGGTCCAATGTTGTCCCGGTTCTACAGGTCGGACCGTTAGTGAGGGATGTTGGACCGACAGTTCAGGAGAACTATGTTTTGAATTGGCTAGACTCGCAGCCTCCAAAATCGGTGGTTTACATTTCATTTGGTAGCGGTGGGACTCTATCGGCTCAACAGTTGAAGGAATTGGCTTTCGGTTTAGAGCTGAGCCAGCAGAGATTTGTCTGGGTGGTTCGACCTCCGGCCGAAAACGTGGACGCTTCATATTTCGACGTAGGAAATAAAAACGATAAACACATCACTCCAAATGATTATCTACCCGATGGGTTCATGGCTCGAACCAAACAAACCGGAGTAGTGGTCCCAAATTGGGCCCCGCAAACCGAAATCTTGAAACATCCATCGACCGGTGCATTTATATCCCACGTGGGATGGAACTCTACTCTAGAGAGTATAGTCAACGGAGTTCCCGTAATTGCGTGGCCATTTTACGCGGAACAGGGCATGAATGCGGCGGCGTTGACTGAGCATATGGAGGTGGCGGTGAGGCTCCGACCACCGTCTGACGGGGTGATTACTAGGGATGAGATATCCAAGGCTGTGAGACGGATCATGGTGGATGATGAAGAAGGGAAAAATATAAGGACTAGAATGGAAAATCTTAAAAACAATTCAAGAAAAGTTTCGAGCAAAGGCGGTTCCTCGTATAGTTTGCTGTCGAAATTCGCAGATGATTGCTTAATGAACCTTCAAAAGTCACATGGTGCTTAA